Proteins from a genomic interval of Kribbella aluminosa:
- a CDS encoding heavy-metal-associated domain-containing protein produces MSTTTTYSVSGMTCGHCTSAVTEEISKLVGVQDVQIDLVAGGTSAVRVTSESALDESAVRDAVDEAGYALAAS; encoded by the coding sequence ATGAGCACCACTACTACCTACTCCGTGTCCGGCATGACCTGTGGGCACTGCACGTCGGCGGTTACCGAGGAGATCAGCAAGCTGGTCGGCGTCCAGGATGTGCAGATCGATCTCGTCGCGGGTGGCACCTCCGCGGTGCGCGTGACGAGTGAGTCCGCGCTGGACGAGTCCGCCGTACGGGATGCCGTCGACGAGGCGGGCTACGCACTGGCGGCGTCGTGA
- a CDS encoding metal-sensitive transcriptional regulator yields MSSEHVHGYSAEKDRHLKRLRRIEGQVRGLQRMVEEDQYCIDILTQVSAATKALQSFSLELLDEHLSHCVVEAAQKGGPEADEKVREASEAIARLVRS; encoded by the coding sequence ATGAGCAGCGAGCACGTGCACGGGTACAGCGCCGAGAAGGACCGGCATCTGAAGCGGTTGCGGCGGATCGAAGGGCAGGTTCGTGGGCTGCAGCGGATGGTCGAGGAGGACCAGTACTGCATCGACATCCTGACTCAGGTGTCGGCGGCCACGAAGGCGTTGCAGTCGTTCTCGCTGGAGTTGCTCGACGAGCATCTGTCGCACTGTGTGGTCGAGGCCGCGCAGAAGGGCGGTCCGGAGGCCGACGAGAAGGTTCGCGAAGCCTCCGAGGCGATCGCCCGACTCGTCCGCAGCTGA
- a CDS encoding YfhO family protein, translating to MVSEDAVEQQAPRGRSALLPAGVAAVGVTVVFVASGLIRGTYPFGSLSRSTNDLGTQYVPFFAHLWDILHGQAQGDLLFNWQSAFGVGFWADLGVDLGSPLSLLVGLFPRDRVDLAVFVITTLKLSLAAAAMAAALLKMRPGPRWVAAMLGISYGVCGWALDDGSYVPMWLDGLIALPMFFLVAEWSLRRTNRVLSVLVVAVFWLSNFYTAYMATFAGGVYLLARLLSSDLSWSLRLRSVVRHGVSFVLGMGLIAPILLPIILANRAATPSPSGNFHPSSIGVFLSRLLPLTEGVGKTASLYVGTLALLLALTMPFNKFVPWRSKVIWVITIVGVALTFRWGPTQAFWHAFDTPNGSQYREAFVLCGLLVAAAWISVAHKLPGPLALLGGGALLALIAVVADGSPLLKARWLTALGVSGAVALVAFGTIWLLRRSPNTRRLRLPVAAAFAVLLAVVGLEATWSAVVTDEYRSKMLGASADPWSAKMTARYDELRKVGDWPKYRTEPGTSITPNDPMLLGGQGAGLYSSLLPYSVNQMMTGLGFGWSGYGRASRTLDNPVTDAIFSVGARMRLIDSNPHISKATVPPLVTVRRRLDPAIPTDTNAPNAYLAQERLLGSTVYEVPEYKGTRLATGDVKLVATCAPTSTAYLFMPRVGGRARLAGGGWLYLSATRRPGINTSSAMIKLGTVPKSGAVQVEVNFGEDPQGIPPHNAIGCFSPVALEKAVTTLRATGAKVVRTGGHSLHATLPAGSKGWAVIGVPKIDGWSCKAGGQAQAPSEFGGLMAVPLTNGATTVDCTFTPPGLSRGLAIAAAAAVLTLGIAGIGAVRRRRRATS from the coding sequence GTGGTTTCCGAGGACGCTGTCGAACAACAGGCCCCGCGGGGGCGTTCGGCACTACTCCCTGCCGGCGTCGCCGCTGTCGGGGTGACGGTGGTGTTCGTCGCCTCCGGACTCATCCGTGGTACCTATCCCTTCGGTTCGCTGTCCCGCAGTACCAACGATCTTGGCACGCAGTACGTCCCCTTCTTCGCCCACCTGTGGGACATCCTGCACGGTCAGGCCCAGGGCGACCTGCTGTTCAACTGGCAGAGCGCGTTCGGCGTCGGCTTCTGGGCCGACCTCGGCGTCGATCTCGGCAGCCCATTGTCCCTGCTGGTGGGCCTGTTCCCGCGCGACCGGGTCGATCTCGCCGTCTTCGTCATCACCACTCTCAAGCTCAGCCTGGCCGCCGCCGCGATGGCCGCCGCCCTGCTCAAGATGCGTCCCGGCCCCCGGTGGGTCGCCGCGATGCTGGGCATCTCGTACGGCGTCTGCGGATGGGCGCTCGACGACGGATCCTACGTGCCGATGTGGCTGGACGGTCTGATCGCCCTGCCGATGTTCTTCCTGGTCGCGGAATGGTCACTGCGCCGGACCAACCGGGTGCTGAGTGTGCTGGTGGTGGCAGTCTTCTGGCTGTCCAACTTCTACACCGCCTACATGGCAACGTTCGCGGGTGGGGTCTACCTGCTCGCCCGGCTGCTGAGCAGCGACCTCAGCTGGTCGCTGCGGCTCCGGTCGGTGGTGCGGCACGGAGTCTCGTTCGTGCTCGGCATGGGCTTGATCGCGCCCATCCTGCTACCGATCATCCTCGCCAATCGCGCCGCAACGCCGTCCCCGTCCGGGAACTTCCACCCGTCGTCCATCGGCGTGTTCCTGTCCCGGCTGCTGCCGCTGACCGAGGGCGTCGGCAAGACCGCGAGCCTGTACGTCGGCACGCTCGCCCTGCTGCTCGCGCTGACGATGCCGTTCAACAAGTTCGTGCCGTGGCGGTCGAAGGTGATCTGGGTGATCACGATCGTCGGCGTGGCGCTGACCTTCCGTTGGGGACCGACGCAGGCGTTCTGGCACGCGTTCGACACCCCGAACGGCAGCCAGTACCGCGAGGCGTTCGTCCTCTGCGGCCTGCTTGTCGCGGCGGCGTGGATCTCGGTCGCGCACAAGCTGCCCGGGCCGCTCGCGCTGCTCGGCGGCGGTGCACTGCTCGCGCTGATCGCCGTAGTGGCCGACGGCAGCCCGTTGCTGAAGGCGCGCTGGCTGACGGCGCTGGGCGTTTCCGGAGCGGTCGCTTTGGTTGCGTTCGGCACCATTTGGCTGCTGCGCCGAAGCCCGAACACCCGGCGGCTCCGGCTCCCGGTGGCGGCAGCGTTCGCCGTACTGCTGGCGGTCGTGGGGCTGGAGGCGACCTGGAGCGCGGTCGTCACCGACGAGTACCGGAGCAAGATGCTCGGCGCGTCCGCGGACCCGTGGAGCGCCAAGATGACCGCGCGGTACGACGAGCTCCGCAAGGTCGGCGACTGGCCGAAGTACCGGACCGAACCGGGGACCTCGATCACGCCGAACGACCCGATGCTGCTCGGGGGCCAGGGCGCGGGCCTGTACAGCAGCCTCCTGCCGTACTCCGTCAACCAGATGATGACCGGCCTCGGGTTCGGCTGGTCCGGGTACGGGCGGGCGTCGCGGACGCTCGACAACCCGGTGACCGACGCGATCTTCTCGGTCGGCGCCCGGATGCGGCTGATCGACAGCAACCCGCACATCAGCAAGGCGACGGTGCCCCCGCTGGTCACGGTACGCCGCCGCCTGGACCCGGCGATCCCGACCGACACCAACGCGCCGAACGCCTACCTCGCGCAGGAGCGACTGCTCGGGTCGACGGTGTACGAGGTCCCGGAGTACAAGGGCACCCGGCTCGCCACAGGCGACGTGAAGCTGGTTGCGACATGTGCTCCCACGAGTACGGCGTACCTGTTCATGCCGCGCGTCGGCGGGCGCGCCCGGCTGGCCGGCGGCGGCTGGCTTTACCTGAGCGCGACGCGCCGGCCCGGGATCAACACCAGCAGCGCGATGATCAAGCTGGGCACGGTGCCGAAGTCCGGGGCCGTGCAGGTCGAGGTCAACTTCGGCGAGGATCCGCAGGGGATCCCGCCGCACAACGCGATCGGCTGCTTCAGCCCGGTCGCGCTCGAGAAGGCTGTGACGACGCTGCGCGCGACCGGGGCCAAGGTTGTGCGGACCGGCGGGCACTCCTTGCACGCGACGCTCCCCGCGGGCAGCAAGGGCTGGGCGGTCATCGGCGTACCGAAGATCGACGGCTGGTCCTGCAAGGCCGGTGGCCAAGCACAGGCCCCCAGCGAGTTCGGCGGCTTGATGGCCGTCCCGCTGACCAACGGGGCGACCACGGTCGACTGCACGTTCACCCCGCCCGGCCTGAGCCGCGGGCTGGCGATCGCGGCGGCCGCCGCCGTGCTGACCCTCGGGATCGCGGGCATCGGAGCAGTACGCCGCCGCCGGCGCGCCACGAGCTGA
- a CDS encoding glycosyltransferase family 2 protein: MRLSLVVPCYNEVEVISRFHQALSQELAGTGRPYEIVYVDDGSADGTLDALVGLAATDESVRYLSFSRNFGKEAAMLAGLRYATGDAVVIMDADLQHPPELIGRMLAEYERGFDQVIARRNRTGDPATRTLFARAYYWLINKWADVELMDGVGDFRLLSRRAVDGLLELNEYNRFSKGLFAWIGFESILFEYDNVQSSPDRKSRWTFRRLLEYGLDGLLSFNNKPLRAAIYVGLLLTAVAAGYAVWVLVAAILHGVDMPGYVTLIAAITGLGGLQMVMLGLIGEYIGRIYYETKKRPHYLLKQTNLDPVDRLERSS; the protein is encoded by the coding sequence ATGCGGTTGAGTCTGGTGGTGCCGTGTTACAACGAGGTCGAGGTGATCTCCCGGTTCCATCAGGCACTGAGCCAGGAGCTCGCCGGAACCGGTCGTCCGTACGAGATCGTGTACGTCGACGACGGTAGTGCTGATGGGACGCTCGACGCCCTCGTCGGGTTGGCAGCCACCGACGAATCAGTCAGGTACCTGTCTTTCAGCCGGAACTTCGGCAAGGAGGCCGCGATGCTGGCGGGCCTCCGGTACGCGACCGGTGACGCGGTGGTGATCATGGACGCCGACCTGCAGCACCCGCCGGAGCTGATCGGCCGGATGCTCGCGGAGTACGAGCGCGGCTTCGACCAGGTGATCGCGCGCCGGAACCGGACCGGCGACCCGGCCACCCGGACGCTGTTCGCGCGGGCGTACTACTGGCTGATCAACAAGTGGGCCGACGTCGAGCTGATGGACGGGGTCGGCGACTTCCGGCTGCTGTCCCGGCGGGCGGTCGACGGACTGCTCGAGCTGAACGAGTACAACCGGTTCTCGAAGGGGCTGTTCGCCTGGATCGGGTTCGAGTCGATCCTGTTCGAGTACGACAACGTGCAGTCGTCGCCGGACCGGAAGAGCCGCTGGACGTTCCGTCGGCTGCTCGAGTACGGCCTGGACGGGCTGCTGTCGTTCAACAACAAGCCGCTGCGGGCCGCGATCTACGTCGGCCTGCTGCTCACCGCGGTCGCCGCCGGGTACGCCGTCTGGGTCCTGGTGGCGGCGATCCTGCACGGGGTCGACATGCCCGGGTACGTCACGCTGATCGCGGCGATCACCGGCCTCGGCGGGCTCCAGATGGTGATGCTCGGGCTGATCGGCGAGTACATCGGCCGGATCTACTACGAGACCAAGAAGCGCCCGCACTACCTGCTCAAACAGACCAACCTGGACCCGGTGGACCGGCTGGAGCGGAGTAGTTGA